The genomic stretch CGGCCGCGGCGCAGGGCTCGGCCAGGATGTCCTCGGGCAACGAGAGAACAACCGGCCCCGGCACGCCCTGCATCGCCATGGCATAGGCGCGGGCAATGAGTTCCGGCACCTGGTCGGCCGCCGTCGCCTCGCCCACCCATTTCGCGATGCCACCGAACATCCGCGCGTAGTCGATCTCCTGGAAGGCATTGCGGCGCAGGTCGCGCTTTTCCACCTGGCCGACCAGCAGGATCAGCGGCGTCGCATCCTGCTCCGCCGTATGCACGGCGATCGACGCGTTGCAGGCGCCGGGGCCCCGCGAGACCAGCACCACCCCCGGCCGCCCGGTCAACTTGGCATCCGCCACCGCCATGAACCCGGCACCCCCCTCGCTGCGGCAGGTCACCAGGTCGATGGCCGGATGCGCGTGCAGCGCATCGAGCAGCGCGATGTAGGATTCGCCGGGCACGCAGAAGGCACGGTCGATGCCCTGTGCAGCCAGGAAGTCGATCAGTCGTTGCGCGGCGGTGGTCATGCGGCGGCGTTTCCCTTGGGCTGTCATCCGGATAGCGCGGCGCGGCCGCTTGATCCATGCCGGGGGTGGCGGCGGCGGCGGTTCGCGCTAAAACGACACGTCCAAGACGGCACGTCCGGCCATACCGGGCGGCCCGCAAGCCATCGCCAGGGAGAATTTTCCATGATGCCGACACGCCGCACGACCCTCGGACTCGCCGTGGCAGGGCTCGCCGCGCCCGCCCTCGTGCAGGCGCAGGGGTCCGCCTGGCGGCCCTCCCGCCCGCTGCGCCTGATCGTGCCCTTCGCGCCGGGCGGGTCGAACGACATCGTCGGACGCATCATCGCCGAGCCCGCCGGGCAGATCCTTGGCCAGGCCATCGTCATCGAGAACCGCGCCGGCGCCGGCAGCGTGATCGGCAGCGAGGCCGCCGCGCGTGCGCCGGCCGACGGCTACACGCTGCTGATCAACAGCGCGCATGCCGCGGTGCCCGCCGTGGTCGCGCGCATGCCCTACAACGCGGTGACCGACTTCGAGGGCGTGGCGGTGGCCGGCTTCTCGCCCCACACGCTGGTGGTCACCCCGCGCTTCGAGGCCCGCACGGCGGCCGAGATGGTGTCCCTGGTGCGCGCCAATCCCGGGCGCTTCAACCTGGCCACCGCGGGCATCGGCAGCAGCGTGCACATCGCCGGGCTGGTGCTGACCAACCGGATGAACCTGCAGACCGAACCGGTGCACTATCGTGGCGGCGGGCCGGCCGTGGCGGCGCTGGTCGCGGGCGAATCGCAGATCGGCACGCCCACCATGGCGTCCTCGCTCGGGCAGATCCGCGGCGGCGGCGTGCGTGCGCTCGCGGTGTTGGCCGAACAGCGCAGCCCCGCTTTGCCGGACGTGCCCAGCGCGACCGAGGCCGGCATCCCGGGCGTGGTGCTCGAGGAGTTCTTCCCCATCACCGCGCCCAAGGGCACGCCGCCCGAGATCATCGCCGCGCTGGGGGCCGCCTTCCGCCAGGCGATCCAGCAGAGTTCGGCGCGCCTGACGGAACTCGCCGGCGTGGCCCCGCGCGAGGGCTTCGACACCAACGCCAAGGTGATGACCCTCGTGCGCGAGGGCGTCGAGGACTACACGCGCATCCTGCGCGCCGCCGGCGTCCAGCCGGAGTGAGGCGGCGGGCGGGGCGCGCAGCCCCGCCGCGGACCGCCCGGGCAGTCGCCGGGCGATCTACGCGCGCACGTCCGGTGCGCTTCACCCGCGCACCTCCGGTGCGTTTCACCCGCGCACCTCCGGTGCGACGCCTTGCAACAAGGCCGGCCGACAGACGCCGCGCCATCTGGGGAGACCAAGCCATGACCACCCGCCGCGCTGTCCTTGCCATGGGCCTCGCCACGCCGGCCATCGTCCGCGCCCAGGCCGCCTGGCGGCCCACGCGCGCGGTCCGGCTGATCGTGCCCGCGGCCCCCGGCGGGTCGAACGACATCGTGGGGCGCATCATCGCGGAATCCGCCGGGCAGATCCTCGGCCAGCCCATCATCATCGACAACCGCGCGGGCGCCGGCAGCGTGATCGGCTCCGAGGCCGCGGCGCGTTCGGCCCCGGATGGCTACACGCTGCTCATCAACAGTTCGCTCGCGACCGTGCCGGCGATGGTCTCGCGCATGCCCTACAATACGCTGACCGATTTCGAGGGCGTGGCGGTGGCCGGCTTCTCGCCGCACCTGCTCGTGGTGAACCCGCGCGTCGAGGCCCGCACCGCGCAGGAATTCGTCGCCCTGCTGCGCGCCAGCCCCGGGCGCTTCAACTACGCCTCGGCGGGTCTGGGCAGCGGCCCGCATATCGGCGGCCTGCTGTTCATGAGCCGCATGAACGTCGAGGCCGAGACGGTGCACTACCGCGGCGGCGGCCCCGGCATTGCGGCGATGGTCTCGGGCGAGGCACATTTCGGCACACCCACCATGGCGTCCGCCATCGGCCAGGTGCGCGGCGGGGCGCTGCGTGCGCTCGCGGTGCTGTCCGACCAGCGCAGCCCCGCGCTGCCCGACGTGCCCAACGCCACCGAAGCCGGCATCCCGGGCGTGGTGCACGAGGAGTTCTTCCCCATCGTGGCCCCGAAGGGCACGCCGCCCGAGGCCGTGGCCGCAATGGGCACGGCCTTCCGGCAGGCGATCCAGCAGAGCGCCGCGCGGCTGAACGAACTGACCGGCGTGGCCCCGCGCGCGGGCTTCGAGACCAACGCGCAGGTCATGGCGCTGGTGCGCGACGGCATCGATTCCTACACGCGCATCCTGCGCGCCGCGGGCGTGCAGCCGGAGTAGCGGCGGATGGTCGCGCGGGGGAGGGCTTTGCCCTCCCCGGACCCCACCCACCAAGGGGCAACGGCCCCTTGGATCGCGATCAAATCGGAAAAATTGGGGAGGGGCAGGGCGCGCGTTTCGCGACGGAGGCCCTGACGATGCCCCTCCCTAATTCCCCGGATCAAGTCGAGGGTTCCAAGGGCCTTTAGGCCTTTGGTGGGGGAGGTCCGGAGGGGGCAAAGCCCCCTCCGCGCCGCCAGGCCTCACAAACCTGGTCGGCGGCCGTGCCGGCGGTGTCGGGGCTGGCGTGGACGCTGGCTGGCTGCACGGGCGCCACGGCCGTGCCATGCTGTACTCACCAAGGCCGGCCGCCAGATGCCGCGCCACAGGGAGAACGACCGCCATGACCGCACGCCGCGCCGCCCTGGCGCTTGCCCTCGCGACCCCCGCAATCGCCCGCGCGCAGGGCGCCTGGCGCCCCGACCGCCCGGTCCGCGTGGTGGTGCCCTTCGCCCCGGGCGGGGCCACCGACGTGGTGGCGCGCGCATTGGCCGAGACGGTCGGCGCGCAGCTCGGCCAGACCATCGTGATCGAGAACCGCGCCGGCGGCGCCGCCGGGCTGATCGGCTCCGAGGCGGTGGCGAAATCCGCCCCTGACGGCCACACCGTGCTGCTGCACTCCAACGCCCATGTCATCGCGCCGAGCCTGGTCTCCCGTATGCCTTTCGACGTGCTGGGGGATTTCGCGTCGGTGGCGCATCTGGGCCGCGTGCCGCAGGTGCTGGTGGTGAACAACCGCCTGCCGATCACCGACATGGCGTCGCTTCTGGCCTGGCTGCGCGCCAATTCGGGCAAGGTCGACTTCGCCTCGGCCGGTATCGGCAGCGGCAACCACCTCGCCTCCGAGATCTTCCGCGCCGCGGTGCCCGACGTCCAGATGGAGATGGTGCAGTTCCGCGGCGGCGGGCCGGCCATGGCGGCCGTGATCGCGGGCAACGCGCATATGTGCATCGACCCGCTGGCCTCGGCGATCGGCCATATCCGCGGCGGGTCGGTGCGTGCCATCGCGGTGGCGGGGCCGACACGCGCGGCGGTGCTGCCCGACGTGCCCTCGGCCAGCGAATCCGGCCTGGCGGCCTGGAATGCCGAGGCCTGGTTCGGCGCCTTCGTGCCGGTCCGTACGCCGGCCTCCGCGCAGGCCACGCTGAACGCTGCCTTCAACGCCGGCATGCAGCGCCTCGCGCCGCGCCTCAGCGAGATGGGCGTCGAGGTGCAGCCGCAATACGCCAGCCAGGCCGCCTTCGACGCCTTCGTGCGGGCCGATCTGCCGCGCGTGGCGGCGGTGCTGCGCCGCGCGGGCGTGCAGCCGGAATGACCGCGCGACCGGGGCCATCCGCGTGATGCCGTGGCCGCCCCGGCGTGTAGGCGCGGCCGGGCCGCGCCGGACGCCCGCCGCGCGGGTCCTGCGGAAGCGCGACCCTCAGCCAACGACTGCCACACCACAGGGAGAAACCGCGCCATGATGCATCGTCGCAGCCTGATCGCCGCCGCCGCGGCCGCACCGCTCGTCGCACCCGCGCTGGCCCAGTCGCCCTGGCCCAACCGCCCGGTGCGCGTGATCGTGGGCTTCCCGCCCGGTGGGTCGCTCGACGTCATGACGCGCCTCGCCTGCGAATTGATGCAGCAGCGCCTCGGCCAGCCCTTCGTGGTCGAGACGCGCTCCGGTGCCTCGGGCAACATCGGCGCCGAGGCGATCGCGCGCGCCGCACCCGATGGCTACACCATCGGCACCGTCAGCATGCACAACCTGCTGATCAACCCGCTGCTGTTCCGCCAGCTGCCCTACAACCCGGACCGCGACTTCGCCTGGATCAGCGCCATGTGGGAGTTGCCGAATGTCGCCGTGGTGCCCGCGCAGCACGTGCCCGCGCGCACGCTGGCGGAGTTCGTCACCTGGGCCAAGGCACGCCCGCAGGGCGTCAGCTACGGATCCTCGGGCGTGGGCACCACCATCCACCTGTCGGGCGCATACCTGATGGCGCAGGCCGGCATCAGGGCCGAACACATCACCTTCCGCGGCGCGGCGCAGACCATCCCGGCCATGCTGGGCGGGGACATCCAGGTCGCAGTCGACAACCTGGCGTCCTACGTCTCGGTCATCCAGGAAGGGCGGATGCGCGCGCTGGCGGTCACCACCCCGCAGCGCTGGCCCGCACTGCCCGACGTGCCGACCTTCGCCGAAGCGGGCTTTGCCGGCCTGTCCTACGGCCCCTGGCACATGTGGGCCGGACCGGCCGGCATGCCGCGCGCCGTGGCAGACCGGCTGTCACAGGAAATCCGCACCGCCTTCGCCGACCCGGCGCTGCAACAGCGCGCCATCGGCATGGGCGCACGCCTGCTCGGCACCACACCCGAACAACTCGGCGAACGCCTGACGCGCGAAAAGCCGATCTGGGCGGAGATGGTGCGCATTTCCGGGGCGCAGCCGGAGTAGCAGGGGAGGGCTTTGCCCTCCCCCGGACCCCCAACCCACCAGGGGCTTAAGGCCCTTGGAACCCTCGACTTGATCGGGGGCATGAGGGAGGGGCATGGCGTGCCTGTCGCGTCGGCGTGGCCGACGATGCCCCTCCCTCATGCCCCCGATTGCAATCCCGCGGTCCAGGGGGCCGTAGCCCCCTGGTGGGGGAGGTCCGGAGGGGGCAAAGCCCCCTCCGCGTTACGACCCGCGCTGGAGCAGCGCCACCACCCCGCGCTGCCACGCCTCCCACGCCTGGTCGGCGGCCGTGCCCGCGGCGTCGGCTTCGCGGCTCGCCTGGTTCAGCCGGCGGCGCGCTTCCTGTTGTTCCGGGCCGGTGCGGTCTTCGGCGGCCTGGCGGGCGCGGGCCAGCGCCTGGTCTGCGGTGCGGTAGGTGCGTGCGCGCAGCCGTGCTTCGTCGAGCAGGCGGCGCAGGTCGCCCATCGCTTCGACCACGGCGGCAAGGTCGGCGCGCCCGGGCACCGCCTCCGGCGTGCGGGCCAGGATCTCCTGCAGGCGTTCCATGGTGCCGGGGCCGCCGGGCAGGCGGCGCAGGTTCTGCTCGATGTCGAATTGCTGCCAGCGCAGCAGCATCGGTTCGCCGAGCGAGGTGTCGTACAGCGGGATGTCCTGGCGGACGGTACGCTCGAAGGGCAGGCGCAGGGTCTGCGCGGACCCGTCCAGCACGACTTCGTGCCGCAGGCCGAAATCGCCTTCACTCACGATGGTGAAGCGAGGATCGGCGCCGGGGCGGCGGGGCACGTCGATCACCAGCGTGCCGCGCGCCCCGCGGGGGTCGATCGCGACAGCGGTTTCCTCGCGCCGCAGCACCTCGATCGCCACGAAGCCGCGGCGCAGCGCGATGCGCACCGGGCGTTCGGTGGTGGTCCCGGCCTGGCTGAACTGCACGTCGCGGTCGCGCGCGAAGGCCAGGATGCGCCCGTCGCCCGCGGGCATGGCGCGGATTTCGGCATCGCCCAGGAACACGCCTGCTTCCGGGCCCTCGGCTCCGTACACGGTGGCGAGTCCATCAGGCAGCGTGTGCTGGGATGCATTGCGGATGCGCACCGCCTGCAGCGGATAGCGCGCCGTCAGGTCCTGGATCCACCAGACGCGTTCGGCCGGCAGGCGGACATCGAGGAACGGGACGTTCGCCGTCTCGCCCGCGCGGATGGTGACGGGTTCCGCCAGCACGAAGGCGACGCGCCCGGCCGAGGCCTCGGCCGTGGCGGCCGTGGCGGGCGGCGCGGGCGCACCGCCGAGAGCCGCGCCAGGCGCATCCGGGGCGCGCGCGCGGGCGGCCATCTGTGGCGCCGGCGCGGCCATGACCATCGCCGGGGGCATGGCCGCCGGCGCCGGTGCGGGGATCGGCACGGGCCGCCCGCCGGTGTCCGGCGTGACCATCACCGCGCCCGCGACGCGCACCGGCATTTCGGGCCGTGCGACCGTGATCGGGTCGTAGATGCGCTGGCGGAAGGCGGCCGCCTCGCCCGAGACCAGCGCCAGGCGCACCGAATCCCAGTCGCTGCCGGACCCGTTCTCGACCACCGCCCAGCCCTGCAGCCGCGCGTTGGTGGGCGTGGCCGCAGGGG from Roseomonas fluvialis encodes the following:
- a CDS encoding Bug family tripartite tricarboxylate transporter substrate binding protein, which encodes MMPTRRTTLGLAVAGLAAPALVQAQGSAWRPSRPLRLIVPFAPGGSNDIVGRIIAEPAGQILGQAIVIENRAGAGSVIGSEAAARAPADGYTLLINSAHAAVPAVVARMPYNAVTDFEGVAVAGFSPHTLVVTPRFEARTAAEMVSLVRANPGRFNLATAGIGSSVHIAGLVLTNRMNLQTEPVHYRGGGPAVAALVAGESQIGTPTMASSLGQIRGGGVRALAVLAEQRSPALPDVPSATEAGIPGVVLEEFFPITAPKGTPPEIIAALGAAFRQAIQQSSARLTELAGVAPREGFDTNAKVMTLVREGVEDYTRILRAAGVQPE
- a CDS encoding Bug family tripartite tricarboxylate transporter substrate binding protein, with the translated sequence MTARRAALALALATPAIARAQGAWRPDRPVRVVVPFAPGGATDVVARALAETVGAQLGQTIVIENRAGGAAGLIGSEAVAKSAPDGHTVLLHSNAHVIAPSLVSRMPFDVLGDFASVAHLGRVPQVLVVNNRLPITDMASLLAWLRANSGKVDFASAGIGSGNHLASEIFRAAVPDVQMEMVQFRGGGPAMAAVIAGNAHMCIDPLASAIGHIRGGSVRAIAVAGPTRAAVLPDVPSASESGLAAWNAEAWFGAFVPVRTPASAQATLNAAFNAGMQRLAPRLSEMGVEVQPQYASQAAFDAFVRADLPRVAAVLRRAGVQPE
- a CDS encoding DUF4139 domain-containing protein, with translation MRRLTLAFLLSATTALATELPVRSVTLSSAGLAQVERAGEVPADGSVTFRAPTDDVDDLLRSLIVVDTAGTVEGLRLPARDLAGEAFRGLPLRPDDFESRVRLLSALRGQEAEAGGARGRIADAAEVPPVAGTPGGLRLTLITPTGLRTVVLREGDEVTLTDTGLAARVARAAEALAAARSNDERRIEIRLRADRARQVAVLYVAGAPLWKPSYRLLVPPMGAPAATPTNARLQGWAVVENGSGSDWDSVRLALVSGEAAAFRQRIYDPITVARPEMPVRVAGAVMVTPDTGGRPVPIPAPAPAAMPPAMVMAAPAPQMAARARAPDAPGAALGGAPAPPATAATAEASAGRVAFVLAEPVTIRAGETANVPFLDVRLPAERVWWIQDLTARYPLQAVRIRNASQHTLPDGLATVYGAEGPEAGVFLGDAEIRAMPAGDGRILAFARDRDVQFSQAGTTTERPVRIALRRGFVAIEVLRREETAVAIDPRGARGTLVIDVPRRPGADPRFTIVSEGDFGLRHEVVLDGSAQTLRLPFERTVRQDIPLYDTSLGEPMLLRWQQFDIEQNLRRLPGGPGTMERLQEILARTPEAVPGRADLAAVVEAMGDLRRLLDEARLRARTYRTADQALARARQAAEDRTGPEQQEARRRLNQASREADAAGTAADQAWEAWQRGVVALLQRGS
- a CDS encoding Bug family tripartite tricarboxylate transporter substrate binding protein, yielding MMHRRSLIAAAAAAPLVAPALAQSPWPNRPVRVIVGFPPGGSLDVMTRLACELMQQRLGQPFVVETRSGASGNIGAEAIARAAPDGYTIGTVSMHNLLINPLLFRQLPYNPDRDFAWISAMWELPNVAVVPAQHVPARTLAEFVTWAKARPQGVSYGSSGVGTTIHLSGAYLMAQAGIRAEHITFRGAAQTIPAMLGGDIQVAVDNLASYVSVIQEGRMRALAVTTPQRWPALPDVPTFAEAGFAGLSYGPWHMWAGPAGMPRAVADRLSQEIRTAFADPALQQRAIGMGARLLGTTPEQLGERLTREKPIWAEMVRISGAQPE
- a CDS encoding Bug family tripartite tricarboxylate transporter substrate binding protein, which codes for MTTRRAVLAMGLATPAIVRAQAAWRPTRAVRLIVPAAPGGSNDIVGRIIAESAGQILGQPIIIDNRAGAGSVIGSEAAARSAPDGYTLLINSSLATVPAMVSRMPYNTLTDFEGVAVAGFSPHLLVVNPRVEARTAQEFVALLRASPGRFNYASAGLGSGPHIGGLLFMSRMNVEAETVHYRGGGPGIAAMVSGEAHFGTPTMASAIGQVRGGALRALAVLSDQRSPALPDVPNATEAGIPGVVHEEFFPIVAPKGTPPEAVAAMGTAFRQAIQQSAARLNELTGVAPRAGFETNAQVMALVRDGIDSYTRILRAAGVQPE